Genomic window (Rosa chinensis cultivar Old Blush chromosome 6, RchiOBHm-V2, whole genome shotgun sequence):
CTCAATCAGAGGGCCAGAATTCACCAAAAGTGGCTGGGGATTTGTGAGTACTTCAACACAATTGTTTTACGTCTTCCTATGCAAATACTTCACTCTTAATTTTCCAAACTTTAGTTTGCTGAATGGTTTATCAACTTGAACTTAATTTTCTGCTTTGATGATTATCTAAATCATATTCTAGTACAGTAGATATGAAAGTATGAAACATACATGTACTTAATAAACTTGCTACACAAGCTAATTAATTGGAATACTTTCTATTGCTAAAGAATCTAACATGTTATGTTGCCGGACTTCAATTGCACTTTGATTGATCTGATAGAATCCTGTTAAAAGTATCTGGCAAGAAAGCAATATCGACTTTTTAATTACCTGTCTCTAATTTTGTAGGCATTTCCAAGAGACTCTCCTTTAGCCATAGATATGTCAACTGCCATTCTCACTCTATCAGAGAACGGTGAGCTTCAGCAAATTCATGACAAATGGCTATCAAAGAAGGCTTGTGCTTCACAAACCTCTGACCTCGAATCCGACCAGCTTCAACTACAAAGCTTCTGGGGAGTATTCCTAATAGTTGGCACTGCATGTTTCATTGCTCTAGTCATTCACTTTTCGTTGGCTTTTAGACAGTACCTCCGGCGTTCCCCTGAAGATGATCATCATTCTGATCTAGAGCCGCCTGGCCATGGCAGCACAAGTTCTGGTACTACTGCAACACCCCGCCTCACGTTCTTGTCATTCATTGACGAAAAGAAGGATCAATCAAAAGATAACAAGTCAAAAAGAAAACGTGAGGAAATCATGCGAAAGTCATCTAATTGGCATGAAAAGGAAGATGTATAAAGTAATGTTTGTACATCCAAGAGAGTACAAGTGAACAAGTCTGAGATATTGCATACTTCTGATAATGATATTGGTTAACTCGTTAAATCTTAcaatttgcttcttcttcttcttttcgatGTGATCAATGTGTTGTTGAGATTTCTATAATAAGAAGTGAAACATTTATATCATGGTACACACCTCTTTGCAGATCATCATATTTATCTATCACTAAATTTGTTCATCCAAGTACCTGATTTGAataagaataattaattaatctaagtaATAGTTGTACAGAAGGCCAAACTATTCAAATTCTGAGTTTTAAGTGTTCTGCAGTGTACTAAATTGAGGCTGAGCATGCACAATAACCACATTTAATGTctcactttaaaaaaaaaaaaaactagttttTGTTGTGACGTTTGAACACAATTAATCTAAATCTTGATGGCAATCTGATTTTCTATTAAGTTAAAGACTCAATTAAATGTGTCCAGATCGACAGACCATAGGAATAGTCTCAAATCGATCAAGCACTATAAATGCATGACAATGATAAGAAACTTGATATACAACACCTCATCCACTCTCCCTTAAACAGTCATGGGATTGCTTGCAAGATATGTTTTAATGCTAATCTTGCTCGCACTGTTCTTGACTGTGTGTGATACTAATACAGAAGTGCATGTTAACTTCACCAATGATTTAACTGGAAATGTGAGTCTGGCGATTCATTGTAAAACATGGATCCGCGACCTTGGTGGTCAGGAGATCGCCCATGCATGGAGCTTAGTTCGAATTTAATTTTGAACAGAACTTGTTTACTAAAAAAAATGGAGTGCGATGTGCATTGGGATCAGGAGGCAATATATAGCTCACAGCTTTGTTGCATACGAACACAACAGAGACAAAACCAGGTGCAGTTCGGGAGTTTGTTCGTAGAGTATAAGGCGGGGATGCAGCATGTATCTATAACAACCAAGGAAGGGCTTTTGATTGCTATGTTTGGCCAGTATAGTAGTTACTCTCTATATGCACCTCATCTTCAATAATAAATCCAAAGAACTTCATTGTTCTTTGTGTCCATGAATTGGATTCTGCTCAATTATTTCGTTTCAATGCATGCATTAATAATACTACATGATCTGTTGCTAATTATTTTCAGGAGCATGGCAAGTGCGTGTGTATGTAGCACTCCCCctattttattacattaattacagacattttaataatttttcgGATAACTTTTGTTATGTTACCAAACATCATAACAGAAAATTATTTggaaatttcatttccatttccgtgggaaaaacaaaaaaaattactttcTTTTCCTCAAACTAAACGAAGCCTAAGATTCTATTAAAATCTCAACTATTTCTCCTTAGATAATTTAGCTATATTTACAGAGCTAGAGCATTCAGCACGGTTTTCCAacttttttcatgaattttttttttttcagaacaTATTATGTGATGTGGGGTGTAAAATATTGGATGTGAGTTCCTAATCAAAAAATGGGTCAGGAGAGAAGCAGCCCGACCTAATGCAGAAATTCCCTCAAGAAGGAATCCACCCAAAAGTCCATCTGAGTAAGAAATAAGAATCGATTAGCTCGACTAATCCGTAACAAACCGGAGGACCTCTCCCCCATTATTTTAAGAGTGGCCTAGGTGCACGAGATATATGATTCACTTTACTGCTCTGAAGTCTGAACTATAGCTCTTTCTATATTTACAGTCATGATGAGCCAGGAAAGCGAAAGAACCTCCCTCCTGTACACTAACCCATGAAGAAAAGGTGATGATCACTCAGAACAGCGGCCCCTGAACTTTCCTCTTCTCTGCCTCCAAAAAACCGCGTAATGGCGGGTCCCACTAGTGGTCCCAACCCCAGCCGGCACCGCGACCCATTCTGTTCCAAACCTTAAATGATAATGTACCTAAATATCTCTTCCAGATCTTAGAAACAAATTATAAATAGTTTTCAACcgaaagaaaacaaatgaaaaaaaaactcgGGGCTCTGTTACAGAGCTTTCATGGCGTTTTTGAGTTATTATTATACTCCAAATCTTTCTAAAGATTCTGAGCATCACAATCAAACTACAATGTGTTTGAAAACAGCTGGTTTCATGGCGGTTGCTCTGTCTCTGAGGTTCTATTTCCATATCCAATTTTGTCTTCCTTTTCGTGGGGTCCCTCTTCATGCTTAGGCCACTGTAAATGACAGCCTAATCAACAGCCTGGAAAGGGTGGCGCGCACTAAAAAGCTTAAACCTTGGTGGGTTTCTGTGGTGGGCTTCACGTTCTAGTGCCGACCCAATTCACTCTGCTGCAGGAAGTTTCAATCTTGATCTCTCATAGAGGTAAGGGCTTTAACGAAGTTCGAATCTTTTTTCGGTTTATCTGTTTGCGTTGGTGAACTTGGATTAGTTTGATTTTGGTCTACATTGCAGCAAAAGTTAATGCTTTTATCTTTTTTGGCAATGCTAGGATTTTCCTCCTTGGTATAGAAGAGCTGGGTTTTTGGGATTGAGTTCAATAGATCTGGGGTGTTTGAAGTTGTGGAGCTTGGGCATTTGGGATTGTGGGGCTTGTGTTTTGCTGATCTTTTAGTGGGTTGGTTGGGTTTGATTATGGTGAAGATGAAACTAGTCAGTTGGGTACCTTTGGTTCTGGCCATTGTTGTGTTTATGAGTCATGGAGCCTGTGGTTTATTCAATCCTGTTGATAACTACTTGATTGCTTGTGGTTCTTCGAAAAATGTCACATTTCAAGGCCGAACCTTTGTTCCTGATACACTGCAATCTTCCCTTGTACTGAAAAGTGCAAATTCTTCAGTTGCAAGCTCCAGTTCCAATGCCCCTTCTCCTATTTACCAATCTGCTCGAATTTTCAAGGAACCATCTTCCTATAAATTCAAAATCCAGCAAGAAGGCCGGCATTGGGTCCGGCTCTATTTCTACCCTTTAGCAAATTCGGGCCAAAATTTGACGTCTGCTCCGATAACTGTGGTCACCGATAGCTTTGTACTCTTGAACAACTTCACTTTTGAGAACTATACTAGTTCTTATCTGTTCAAGGAGTATGCAATCAATGTGACTTCAGATAGTTTGACCCTCACCATCATTCCTTCAAACAGTTCAGTTGCTTTTGTTAATGCAATTGAAGTTGTCTCGATCCCGGATGAACTAATCCCTGATCAGGCATATGCTATAAATCCATCTGCTCCTTTTAGTGGGCTTTCTGCACTTGCCCTTCAAACAATGTACCGATTAAACATGGGGGGTCCTTTGCTCACTGCTGAGAATGATACCCTTAGAAGAACTTGGGAGAATGATTTGAAATACCTTCATGTCGACAGCTCTGCAGTGAATGTATCAATCAACCCTGCCAGCATAAAGTATCCGGTCACTGTCACACCAGAAATAGCACCAAATTGGGTCTATGCCACTGCTGAAGCCATGGGAGATGCGAATGTGCCAAATGGAAACTTCAACATAACTTGGGTCTTTCCAGCAGATCCAAATTATTTGTATCTTGTTCGGGTACATTTCTGTGATATTGTCAGCAAGGCACTGAATAACCTAGTTTTCAATCTTTTCATCAATTCCGATAATGTGCTCGCGAGTCTTGACCTCTCTTCCATTACTGGTGACTTGAATGTGCCGTATTACAAAGACTTTGTTTCCAACTCCTCAGCAGATTCAAATACTTTGACAGTCAGTGTAGGTCCAGATACAATGGCTGATGTCACTAACGCAATTCTGAATGGCCTGGAGATTTTGAAGATCAGCAATGACTTGGGGAGCTTGGATGGGTCTTTGTCTGTTCAGAGTCTCCTTCCCAGTTCACCCTCAAAGAGCAATAAGATACTAATCTTAGTTGTGTGTGTTGTAGGAGCTGTAGCTCTTGTGGCAATAATTGCTCTCTTTTATTGCTGCCTGGCAGCTCGCCAGTCGAAGACTACTCCTAACCAAGGGCATCCATGGCTGCTTCTGCCCTTGTATGGAAGCTCTCAGACAATGACCAAAATGTCCACAACTTCACAGAAGAGTGCAACAGCTAGCTGCATTTCATTAGCTTCCTCCAATCTTGGCCGCATATTCATGTTCCAagaaatcctagatgcaaccaACAAGTTTGATGAGAGCCTACTTCTCGGGGTTGGTGGCTTTGGCAGAGTTTACAAGGGAACACTAGAAGATGGGACAAAAGTAGCTGTTAAAAGAGGAAACCCCAGATCCGAACAAGGTCTTGCTGAATTCCGAACTGAGATTGAAATGTTGTCTAAGCTTCGTCATCGCCACCTTGTGTCTCTTATTGGTTACTGTGATGAAAGGTCAGAGATGATTCTTGTGTATGAATACATGGCTAATGGACCGCTCCGGAGCCATTTGTATGGAACAGATTTGCCTACCCTATCATGGAAGCTTCGCCTTGAAATTTGCATCGGGGCTGCAAGAGGGCTCCATTATCTTCACACTGGTGCAGCTCAAAGCATAATTCACCGAGACGTGAAGACAACAAACATTCTTTTGGATGAGAACTTTGTTGCCAAAGTTGCAGATTTTGGCCTCTCAAAAGCAGGTCCAGCTATAGATCAGACTCATGTCAGTACAGCTGTTAAGGGTAGTTTTGGTTACCTTGATCCTGAATACTTTAGGAGGCAGCAGCTCACTGAGAAATCAGATGTGTATTCGTTTGGTGTAGTTCTAATGGAAGTTCTTTGCACAAGACCAGCTTTGAATCCGGTTCTTCCCAGAGAGCAAGTGAACATAGCAGAATGGGCAATGACCTGGCAAAAGAAGGGCATGCTGGACCAAATCATGGACCCGAATCTGGCTGGGAAGGTAAATCCAGCTTCTCTTAAGAAGTTTGGTGAGACAGCTGAGAAGTGCCTTGCCGAGTATGGTGTTGATAGGCCATCAATGGGAGATGTCTTGTGGAATCTTGAATATGCTCTTCAGCTTGAGGAGACTTCATCTGCGCTCATGGAACCTGAAGATAACAGCACAAACCACATACGAGATATTGAATTGACACCACTTGAGCCATTTGACAACAGTGTGAGTATGATCGAGGGAGGGCACTCCGGCACAGATGACGATGCTGAAGATGCTGCCACAAGTGCTGTGTTCTCTCAGCTAGTCAATCCTCGTGGAAGATGACAAGAAAGATGCTTTGCCTCTCACAATCTTGGTCCCCGATGTCCCAATGAAAGAGATATTGATCAACCTGGACTTGAGAGTGCTCAATGAGGGATAAGGTTATTTCTTTGTTCATTATTCTAGTCTGTTACCTCAATTTTTTTGTCCACTATTTACTTTGTAATATTGTTGTGGTGGATGCCAATTAGTCCATCATGACTTGTAGGTAAGGTGCCAAAAGATAAGATTTACTGTTGTATTCATATAAAATTCATGTGGGTTTCAGGGTTCCCATGTTTTTACCAAAGTACATGATGCCATTGTATtcacatataatttttttgttcaTAAGGTATAGAAAATAAGCAGAATTTGTGACATTGATATTCTAATCTATCTTCATATTGTTGTGAGAATCTTGTTCCTGGAGAACATACAAACTATTCATATTCAATCTCTCTCAACTATCTCAGTAAAGTACCTTTATTTAGAACTTTGATATGTTGGAATAGACAATTAGAATGCTGTAAGAGCAGCCTTGGATTGAAAGTTACACTGTTCATATTAGGAATTGTGGATTTTGTCATCTTCCATTGTCCCAGGTACCACATTAACTGAAATTTCAGCAACTTGGGGAAGTGACCAAGACACTCTTCTTGTATGAATTCCTCTCCACTCTAATAGAAGTTTCCTGAGATTCCCAAACAGAGAGATGTAGTTCACTAGTTCTGGATGATTTCGGTGCAAGAGAAATTCACGTGGTCAATTTCATCGTCCCATGTTGCTGATGGGGTGGCCTCAAGTGTGAAGCTATTAGAGTCAGAGGAGTCCAAGGGGTTGAATCCAGGTATAGTCCCAGCTTCAGCCTTCAGGACGGAGACCAATGAAGCGAGCATTGAGTTGGAGGTTGGGATCGGAAACTGAGGTAAAATGCTTGTTTTTCTTGCCTTGGAAGTCAAAAACAATGCTTTGCCAATAATATGACTAGTTTGCTTGATAAATGTTAATTAGGCTTTTAAAAATCACAGAGAAAACAAGTTAGGAGATttgcatccaccaccaatcaatcaagcaaaCTAGTTATGTTCAACCTAATTAAAATTtatctatggatgaagatgctcaagttaattCACCGTTAGAGTTAACCTATTGTCTTTCCTTAGTTTGTATGCTAAGTGAAAGACGCTCTACACCTGACCTACTTTCCAAAATGCAACCAAGGTTAAAGCAACTCTAAATTTAACACAAAGAAATCATTAAGACTTAGAAAAATGAGACACCACAAGGAATCATGAGTACATTGTGTCTCAATTAactaggaacctaatcacttGCCTTATAAACAATTTACCACTTAGAACTCTTAAGGAACCTTATAAACAATGAACAGGCAATGATTATTCATAGAATCATAGCAATAGAAccctaaacatgcaatctaagttgcgcaTCAAAGGAAATATGCAAAGAACTCATCGatgtaaaaatagaaattaggttCTCATCCATATGATAAATAAAACTAATTAAAAGTCACAGTaagtttacaatcatgatttggggcttcaacaacccctaactctaaagaattagttattcatggaaagaaaaataaaataaaataaagaaaaggaagaagtcgCAGCAGCGGTTacgagggaagagagagagagctttttcAGATGTTGCACAACCCTTTTATATTGCTTCTTGTATCCTCTTTGATTCATTTTTGGTTTGAGATTTCTTGAAGTAAAAGAGAAATCAACTTCTTGCTCCTATAATTGAATTagtataaaagaaaataatgatcAGGTAGAAAGACATAGGTGAAAAAagtataaaagaaaataatgatAGGGTAGAAAGACATAGGTGAAAAAACCAAGGAAGCACCTTCCCTGATCTAGAAAAAGTTGTTTTGCTTCTCCGTCTGGCGGCACGTCCCAGCGACGTCGTCGTCGGACAGGACCTTATATTCTAGCGCCATTTTGGCTGCTTGATTGGTTGGTGGAGGATTTGGGTCTGAAATCCGGATCAAGGATGGGGAAAGGAGATTGGGATGGCTGGAAGATTGGTCAGGTTCGATGGTGGTTGTCGGGGTTAAGAGGGTGGTGCAAGCGACATTCACCGCTACCGGGCGCTAAGGCTCGACGAAGTTGGGGGCCGCGCGGTGGATTGAAGCTGGGATCAGTGATCTTTCTGCCAGGGGGAGATCGATCCGATCTGAATCGATCGATGGTGCCAAACCCATTGCAGATCTGGTATCTGGCCAATGGGCATCGTCATCTCCGATCCGGCGAGTAGCAGCATACCCACGACAGTGTTGCGGCGGCGGTGAAGGCTTGATCGACTGATGGTGGTAGGTGTGCGATGGTGGGAATGCGGTTAGAACTCTTCCGGGCTTGGTGGGGCGTTTCGACATCTTTGGTCGGGTCTTAGGCCTGGGTCATGGTGTTGGGCCCAATTAGGGCTGTATTGCTTTTAATTTTCAGTTTGTTTGGTTCGTTAGTTGCAATTTATTTTTTGCTTTTAATAAGTCCTGACCATGTTTTGGGTTGGAAATGTGGGCTTCGTCCCGGCTTGCGCACCTTGCGTGccatgtctgctctaggtaggaggcgagttccttactttgtcaaatggtcgcagcctcttagtggcagaatgaaactaagtgtcaccgAGTTATATTTCCAGTGGCAGCATACTAGGAAAGCTGATAGTATTGGTTACTCATGGCTCCAAGTGAGCATTATCTTTTCGGTTTGTCACCACAATTGTAAAGCGAATGGAGTAGCTCGTAGAGCACTCTTCGCTAAAGGGTGCATGTTAGAATGCATATTCATAGATGAGACGCTTGTTATTATCTCAGGTGGGTCTCTTGaggcttattgtaatttggggttaagGCACTATGTCCTCCAGTGTATTCTACGGTTTCATTAATGGTTAAGGAGTGAGGGCCGCTGCACCAatcatttctttcaaaaataataataaaataataataataaataactataataataataaattcgGCTCTGATGTTCAATGCTGGAAAGGTTTTCTTCAACTTCGAAAAGTGCGTTAGCAACAAagatttgttgaaggaaaatatcCCGTTGTTCTTCTTCATACAGATCCAGATTCTATTGATTATGATTGTTATAACTTAAATAATATTccatttgaaaattttcaaattattaTTTCAATGATTAAGAAAAGACTAGATAGGTGCCAAAAGGTTCTTGAATTATTAGCAGTCTAAGAATTCCAAATCCAATCAACTTATTTTCAAATACTGTGAAGCCATTCCAAATCTAGTTAAGCCCCTCAATTCCAGTTTAGCTTAGCGTAAACCCCAAATCTAGCTTAGCACTTGTACCCTGGGATACgtctctggtatcagagccaaaaggccgagagggaagttagtgagagagagacccaAACCTTAGGAGGTTGtcctttgaggaagtagcaacttgTGTTCTCAGTAGTAAGTCGCAGAGAGGCGCAGTGAAACCGTTGGTAAGCTTGGGTGCCCCATCAAAGACCTCAGCCTAAGAATTAAGTCTATCTCCCTCTAAAATCTCTTAAATCCCGATGACTTCTGAATCGAGTAGTATTTCAGATACTATGCTAAACTGTGAGGAGTGGTCTTCTCATAGCTTAACTGAAATTGTAGGAAACTGGAAATTACCCAAGAAAAGCTACAATGAAATATACAAAATAGGAACCTTTGACTTCAAAACtttatattcaattaagacACAAGAACAAACTATTGAAGTAGGTTCTGACCACCAAATTATTCAAATGTTTACCCAAAAAGCTTTAgcagaacacaaaaagaaagattACAAGTATTTGCATATAGGTGCAGTACAAGTAGGAATACAACCCTTGACCAGAAATGGTCTTAAAGCCTCTGTTTTTGTTGCTCTACGTGATTGTAGACACAGAAACTTTGAAGACTCAATTTTAGGACAAGTTGAATCAAGTATATGCAATGGACCCATTCACTTTGAATGTTTTCCAAATTTTCCTGTGTCACTTAATGATCCAGGACTTTTAAAAGCTTTAACCTTAAATGTCAAAACACATGGTTATGACATGTCTCCAGGTGAACAACTCTTGGCTGTCATTTACCGAATTCACTACAGAGTAATGAATACTCTGCTAAGTGCAAAAGCAAAATCTACAGATCCCAAAGGTCAAACTCTTTTGTTAGAAACAGATATGAGAAAGTCAAATATTGTCATACCCAAAATGATAAAGTGGACAGACATTGAGCTACCCTCTGAGTGGAAACTTGATGAAGCAGTTCCTCCAAAACTCATAGAAAGCCATCAAGTAGATTATATTTCCCAAAATTCTGATGGAAGCGTAAACATACGCTTTGCATCAAGTAGTTCAGGAAACAATCTGCTCTGTAGACAAATTTCAAGTTCAAATAGATCTACCCGATCCATCCCAATctcacatgaaaatgaaagaaatctcagaaaccTTAATTTAAGAAATTTAGATGAATCCTCTACAATACCAAGACCCTTCTATACcgtagaagaacaagaaactagACAAGCTTCTCCAACTCAATCCTCAGTGGCTGCAGAAGAAATAAGAGATCCTCAAATTTTTACAATATTAACTTTGAAATTGACAAAGAGTacctaaggaaagacttttattCCGACCAAAATAGTTCCAAACGTAAAGCCTTCTTTGCAATCTTTGAcaaacaagaaagagaccaaatacAAGAAGAATACTATGCTTTTATgaacaaacacaaattaaatatttatttctttgattaGTACTTTGACTTGTCAAAAACTGAACATGATTctaacaagaaaattaatgtaACAAATAAAGTCACAAAAACTTGGACTCTAGCAGATaggaaaaccctagaagctAAGAGACCACCaatggaagaaataaaaattccagtaagaaaagaaacaattattgcTTCCCCATACAAAATGCAAAATGCACTAGATAGAcaaaaagaagcaacaaaagaTGATATTCAAAAACTTATGgaacaaaacaattttacaaACCAGTATTTAGATACGGTAGGAACCCAATTAGACCGCATAGAAACATTGGTTAGGTCTGAACCTAGACTagacccaaaaggaaaaaataaagaaataaatgagcCTATACTCAAACCCTTTCAACTAGATGAAAACCTTTCTCTAAAAAATGATGGTCAACTAATAGAAGAAATTGAACAACATTTAAAGAGATTAAATTTAACCGAACCCACTAGTTCAAATCCTTCAAACTCCTTAAGAATCAATACCCTTTCTGACCTTAGAGAAGATTCGGATAGTGACTCTGACGTCAGCCAGattgaagaaaatttcaaaatagaaaaactaaaatttcccCCTTCAAGAAATTATTATCCAAGACCGACTCCAATAGATTTACAAtttgaagaagcaaaacttgaaaaacatgCTGGATATTCTGCTGGTACTTTGTACGAGTGGAACATAGATGGCATGAGTGAATACAGAATCATCCAACATATCAATGAAATGTTAATGGTTAGCAAtgtttacaaaaatacaaaaacagataGAGAAATCGGTAACATCCTCGTAGCAGGATTTACTGGCCAATTGAAAGGATGGTGGGATAACTATCTCACATCTGATCAACGCAATCAAATTTTAAGCAGTGTCAAAATAGAACAAACAACTGGTGCAATGATTGTTGACCAGTAAAATCTGCGTGTAACCGATGTAGTAGCAACGCTTTGTTACTCCATCATGACTCACTTTATAGGTGATCACAACGCAATCAAAGATAGAATGGCCGAAACCCTTACAAATCTAAGATGTAAAAAGCTTCAAGATTTTCATTGGTACAAAGATGTTTTCCTCTCAAAAGTCAAGCTTAGAACTGACTCAAACCAACctgtatggaaagaaaaattcatatcaggattaccaaatctttttgccaaaaaaattagacaaaagttAAAACAAACTTATGGCAATGAAATTCCTTATGGAGATTTAACCTACGGACAGTTAATTAGTACGATTAACACCACAGGTTTAGAACTCTGCAATGATATTAGGTtaaaagcccaaatgaaaaagaatcaaatcacaacaaagaaagaactagGATCTTTTTGTGAACAATTTGGATACCAATCTCTCAAATCTCCTTATGGGAAAAAGCCAaagcatcataaaaaatattcaaaGTATTATAAAAAACGTAGatcaaacccagaa
Coding sequences:
- the LOC112170294 gene encoding receptor-like protein kinase THESEUS 1, which translates into the protein MVKMKLVSWVPLVLAIVVFMSHGACGLFNPVDNYLIACGSSKNVTFQGRTFVPDTLQSSLVLKSANSSVASSSSNAPSPIYQSARIFKEPSSYKFKIQQEGRHWVRLYFYPLANSGQNLTSAPITVVTDSFVLLNNFTFENYTSSYLFKEYAINVTSDSLTLTIIPSNSSVAFVNAIEVVSIPDELIPDQAYAINPSAPFSGLSALALQTMYRLNMGGPLLTAENDTLRRTWENDLKYLHVDSSAVNVSINPASIKYPVTVTPEIAPNWVYATAEAMGDANVPNGNFNITWVFPADPNYLYLVRVHFCDIVSKALNNLVFNLFINSDNVLASLDLSSITGDLNVPYYKDFVSNSSADSNTLTVSVGPDTMADVTNAILNGLEILKISNDLGSLDGSLSVQSLLPSSPSKSNKILILVVCVVGAVALVAIIALFYCCLAARQSKTTPNQGHPWLLLPLYGSSQTMTKMSTTSQKSATASCISLASSNLGRIFMFQEILDATNKFDESLLLGVGGFGRVYKGTLEDGTKVAVKRGNPRSEQGLAEFRTEIEMLSKLRHRHLVSLIGYCDERSEMILVYEYMANGPLRSHLYGTDLPTLSWKLRLEICIGAARGLHYLHTGAAQSIIHRDVKTTNILLDENFVAKVADFGLSKAGPAIDQTHVSTAVKGSFGYLDPEYFRRQQLTEKSDVYSFGVVLMEVLCTRPALNPVLPREQVNIAEWAMTWQKKGMLDQIMDPNLAGKVNPASLKKFGETAEKCLAEYGVDRPSMGDVLWNLEYALQLEETSSALMEPEDNSTNHIRDIELTPLEPFDNSVSMIEGGHSGTDDDAEDAATSAVFSQLVNPRGR